Proteins from one Primulina huaijiensis isolate GDHJ02 chromosome 18, ASM1229523v2, whole genome shotgun sequence genomic window:
- the LOC140964863 gene encoding LRR receptor-like serine/threonine-protein kinase GHR1, translating to MWMVRLLMVGFCFVCALGQLPSQDILTLLEFKKGITNDPTGFVLDSWNDESIDFNGCPASWNGVMCNGGNVAAVVLDNVGLTADTDLGVFTNLSMLVKLSISNNSISGTLPATLGDFKNLEYLDISNNLFFSSLPHEIGKMSSIKNLSLAGNNFSGLIPDSISGLSSVLSLDMSRNSLSGPLPSSLTRLSDVVYLNLSLNGFTKSIPKGFELMTHLDVLDLHGNMLDGKLDPVFLLATTSASHIDLSGNLLGTAAEEHQNFLEGISPSVKHLNLSHNRLTGSLVSGGEAQTFGTVEVLDLSYNQLSGELPGFNFVYDLQVLKLSNNRFSGYIPNNLLKGDSLVLTDLDLSGNNLSGPISMITSTTLNTLNLSSNVLSGELPLLTGSCAVVDLSRNQFEGNLSRLLKWGNIEILDLSHNNLVGSIPEVTAQFLRLNYLNLSHNSLNGSLPKVILQFPKLTTLDFSFNQLDGPLLPALLTSATLKELHLQSNILSGSIGFSPSSADSNLRVLDISDNQLDGYFPDGFGNFSSLQVLNIGGNNFSGSLPTSIGGLSILNSLDISRNHFTGPIPKNLPNTLQSFNASYNDLSGVVPENLRKFSLSSFYPGNPQLLFPNPPPSSDHIPDGNTSKKHLRTVIKVAVISACVIAIIILILLAVFIYYKCASERLLPHATDKHARYQTSTNTSIGGGARAGGLVVSAEDLTTSRKGSSLEIISPDENIAAVTGFSPSKPSQFSWSPESGDSFTAENLSRLDIRSPEQLAGELYFLDDTISFSAGELSRAPAEVLGRSSHGTSYRATMDNGMLLTVKWLREGVAKQKKDFAKEAKKFTNIKHPNVVGLRGYYWGPTQHEKLILSDYISPGSVTGFLYDRPGRKGPPLTWAQRLKIAVDVARGLNYLHFDRAIPHGNLKATNILLDGPDLNARVADYCLHRIMTQSGIMEQILDAGVLGYRAPELAALKKPQPSFKSDIYAFGVILLELLTGKCAGDVVSGEDGGVDLTDWVSLRVAEGRGSDCFDSVLTPEMTIPAVDKGMKKVLEIALRCIRAVSERPGIKTIYEDLSSI from the exons ATGTGGATGGTTAGGCTTTTAATGGTTGGTTTTTGCTTTGTCTGTGCGTTGGGGCAGCTACCTTCCCAGGATATTCTGACCCTACTTGAGTTCAAGAAAGGAATCACGAATGACCCAACAGGTTTTGTGCTTGATTCGTGGAATGATGAATCTATAGATTTCAATGGGTGTCCTGCATCCTGGAATGGGGTGATGTGTAATGGTGGTAATGTTGCCGCTGTTGTTCTTGACAATGTGGGATTGACTGCGGACACAGATTTGGGTGTCTTCACAAATCTATCAATGCTTGTCAAGCTTTCAATATCCAACAATTCAATATCCGGGACACTGCCTGCCACCCTTGGCGACTTCAAGAATCTTGAATATCTCGATATTTCTAACAATTTATTTTTCTCGTCGTTGCCACATGAAATTGGTAAAATGAGTAGCATAAAAAACCTCTCTTTGGCgggaaataatttttctggctTGATCCCAGATTCCATTTCTGGACTTTCTTCAGTCCTTTCTTTGGACATGAGCCGCAACTCCCTTTCTGGGCCATTGCCCTCATCTTTGACGAGGTTGAGTGATGTTGTGTATCTTAATCTATCACTAAATGGCTTCACAAAAAGCATCCCTAAAGGGTTTGAACTGATGACACATCTTGACGTGCTTGACTTGCACGGCAACATGCTTGATGGTAAATTGGATCCTGTATTTCTGCTAGCTACTACTTCAGCCAGTCATATTGATCTTAGTGGGAATTTACTTGGGACTGCTGCTGAAGAGCATCAGAATTTTCTTGAGGGTATTTCACCATCTGTGAAGCATTTAAATCTGAGTCACAACCGATTAACAGGATCACTTGTCAGTGGTGGTGAGGCGCAGACTTTTGGGACTGTGGAGGTTCTTGATTTGAGCTACAATCAGTTGTCTGGAGAGTTGCCGGGGTTCAATTTTGTGTATGATCTTCAAGTCCTGAAACTTAGTAACAATAGATTTTCTGGTTACATTCCTAACAATCTACTGAAAGGAGATTCATTGGTGCTAACCGACTTGGACTTGAGCGGAAACAACCTCTCAG GGCCAATAAGTATGATAACGTCCACAACATTGAACACCCTCAATCTCTCCTCCAATGTACTTTCTGGCGAGCTTCCACTGCTGACGGGAAGCTGTGCGGTAGTTGATCTTTCTAGAAACCAATTTGAAGGAAATTTATCGCGGTTGCTGAAATGGGGAAACATAGAAATCCTTGATCTTAGCCACAACAATTTGGTGGGATCCATTCCTGAGGTAACTGCTCAGTTTTTGCGGTTAAATTACCTGAATCTGTCCCACAATTCCCTGAATGGTTCTCTTCCAAAAGTCATCCTGCAATTCCCAAAACTCACGACCCTCGATTTCAGCTTCAACCAGTTGGATGGACCACTTTTACCTGCACTTTTAACTTCAGCTACTCTGAAAGAACTTCACCTTCAGAGCAACATACTATCTGGTAGCATTGGTTTTTCTCCTTCCTCGGCTGATTCAAATCTCCGTGTTCTTGATATTTCTGATAATCAGTTGGATGGTTACTTCCCTGATGGGTTTGGAAATTTTTCTTCACTTCAAGTGCTTAATATTGGAGGAAACAATTTCTCTGGTTCTCTGCCTACTTCTATTGGTGGTTTGAGTATCTTAAATTCATTGGATATTTCTCGGAATCATTTTACTGGTCCAATACCCAAGAACTTGCCTAACACTCTCCAGAGCTTTAATGCATCATATAATGATCTTTCTGGTGTTGTACCAGAAAACTTGAGGAAGTTTTCTCTATCTTCTTTCTACCCTGGCAATCCTCAGTTGCTGTTCCCCAATCCTCCTCCCAGTTCTGACCATATTCCAGATGGAAATACAAGTAAgaaacatttgagaactgtcaTCAAGGTGGCAGTAATATCGGCTTGCGTGATTGCTATTATAATTTTGATCCTTCTTGCCGTTTTCATATATTACAAGTGTGCATCGGAAAGGCTTTTGCCACATGCAACCGACAAACATGCCAGGTACCAAACGTCAACAAATACTTCAATTGGTGGAGGAGCCCGTGCTGGTGGGTTGGTTGTTTCAGCAGAGGACCTCACGACATCTCGAAAAGGATCATCATTAGAGATAATCAGCCCCGATGAGAATATAGCTGCTGTAACTGGTTTCTCCCCATCCAAGCCCAGCCAATTCTCATGGTCGCCAGAATCAGGAGATTCCTTCACTGCAGAAAATCTTTCCAGATTGGATATCAGGTCTCCTGAGCAACTGGCTGGCGAGCTTTACTTTTTAGATGACACCATCTCATTTTCAGCCGGGGAACTATCAAGGGCACCTGCAGAAGTCCTTGGAAGAAGCAGCCACGGGACATCTTACAGAGCAACCATGGACAATGGTATGCTCTTGACTGTGAAGTGGTTGAGGGAAGGAGTTGCGAAGCAGAAAAAGGACTTTGCTAAAGAAGCTAAAAAATTTACCAATATCAAACATCCAAATGTGGTTGGATTGAGAGGTTACTACTGGGGACCAACACAACACGAGAAGCTGATTCTTTCAGACTACATATCTCCAGGAAGTGTTACTGGTTTTCTCTATG ATCGTCCGGGAAGAAAGGGTCCACCCTTGACCTGGGCTCAGAGGCTCAAAATAGCGGTTGATGTTGCACGTGGCCTGAACTATCTCCATTTTGACCGAGCCATTCCTCATGGAAACCTTAAAGCTACCAATATACTACTAGATGGACCTGATCTCAATGCTCGAGTGGCTGATTACTGTCTGCACCGTATTATGACTCAATCAGGAATCATGGAACAGATTCTTGATGCTGGGGTGCTGGGATACCGTGCACCTGAACTAGCTGCATTAAAGAAACCTCAACCTTCTTTCAAATCAGACATTTACGCTTTTGGAGTGATCTTACTGGAACTTCTTACAGGAAAATGTGCAGGAGATGTAGTTTCTGGTGAAGATGGTGGCGTTGATTTGACTGATTGGGTTTCTTTGAGGGTGGCGGAAGGTCGAGGATCGGATTGTTTCGATTCTGTGTTGACACCAGAGATGACAATCCCAGCAGTGGACAAGGGAATGAAGAAAGTTCTTGAAATAGCTCTAAGATGCATTCGTGCTGTATCTGAGAGACCCGGTATCAAGACCATATACGAGGACCTTTCATCAATTTAG